From Camelina sativa cultivar DH55 chromosome 7, Cs, whole genome shotgun sequence, one genomic window encodes:
- the LOC104703252 gene encoding uncharacterized protein LOC104703252, giving the protein MEQEPESDRRDSADAMTTTSSTAVEGGGGEAMAGGLSAMLESVIKDFDSKALDTLNSQDKLSASLDRLIQELDQLLENAPLPFIVQHASRITSVKQRVSSLNLVLKSIQRRIDHIDHMLSANSSSTTLDKTSSETSL; this is encoded by the exons ATGGAGCAGGAACCAGAATCGGACCGCCGCGATTCAGCTGATGCGATGACTACTACAAGCTCCACCGCCGTAGAAGGCGGTGGAGGAGAAGCAATGGCTGGAGGCTTATCAGCGATGCTGGAGTCAGTCATCAAAGACTTTGACTCTAAAGCTCTCGATACGCTCAATAGCCAAGACAAACTCTCCGCTTCCCTCGATCGCTTAATCCAAG AGCTAGATCAATTGCTGGAGAACGCTCCGTTGCCGTTTATAGTACAACACGCATCGAGAATCACAAGCGTCAAACAAAGAGTTTCGTCGCTTAATCTTGTCCTTAAATCTATTCAAAGGCGTATCGATCACATCGATCACATGCTCTCTGCCaactcctcctccaccaccctag ACAAAACATCCTCGGAAACTTcattatga